A window from Setaria italica strain Yugu1 chromosome VIII, Setaria_italica_v2.0, whole genome shotgun sequence encodes these proteins:
- the LOC101781440 gene encoding probable carboxylesterase 15: protein MAEMGFERSWYSFVLLASLVLATAELATAQTSPNRTVVEEVTGWLRIYSDGTVERLTPPGAEAFTAIVPPYKNPRGGVTVHDITTDRGIDVRLYLPAAAAAKAPHRRRRPVLLHLHGGGFCVTRPSWAIYHNFYAPLAAELDVAGIVSVYLPLAPEHRLPAAIDAGHAALLWFRDVARSRNVYGAAHSALVRHFRRTADFSRVFLIGDSSGGNLVHLVAARAGEDKPGVLHPVRLAGGVLLHPGFAREQKSRSELENPPSMFLAPEMIEKLLALGLPMGVNRDSPYTSPELATKAVAHVRMPPLLLMAAEKDLLHDPQVDYGKAMEHAGKKVTTVVSRGDVAHVFYLNFFAVKTDQLTANRTKELVHTIKCFIDQH, encoded by the coding sequence ATGGCGGAAATGGGATTCGAACGAAGCTGGTACTCCTTCGTCCTCCTCGCTTCCCTTGTATTGGCAACGGCTGAACTGGCCACGGCGCAGACCAGCCCTAACAGGACGGTGGTCGAGGAGGTCACCGGCTGGCTCCGGATCTACTCCGACGGCACCGTCGAGCGGCTGACCCCGCCGGGAGCCGAGGCTTTCACCGCCATCGTCCCACCCTACAAGAACCCTCGCGGCGGCGTGACCGTCCACGACATTACCACCGAccgcggcatcgacgtccgcctCTACCTCCCGGCGGCCGCAGCTGCCAAGGCGCCGCACCGTCGGCGCCGCCctgtcctcctccacctccacggcggcggcttctgcgTCACCCGGCCCTCGTGGGCGATCTACCACAACTTCTacgccccgctcgccgccgagctcgacgtCGCCGGCATCGTCTCCGTCTACCTCCCCCTCGCgcccgagcaccgcctccccgccgccatcgACGCCGGCCACGCCGCGCTCCTCTGGTTCCGTGACGTCGCGCGCAGCCGGAACGTCTACGGCGCTGCACACTCCGCCCTTGTCAGACATTTCCGTCGTACCGCTGACTTCTCCCGTGTTTTCCTCATCGGCGACAGCTCCGGCGGTAACCTCGTGCACCTCGTGGCAGCCCGCGCCGGCGAGGACAAGCCGGGAGTTCTCCACCCGGtgaggctcgccggcggcgtgctGCTCCACCCGGGCTTCGCCAGGGAACAGAAGAGCCGGTCGGAACTCGAGAACCCACCGAGCATGTTCCTGGCGCCAGAGATGATCGAGAAGCTCCTCGCGCTTGGGTTGCCCATGGGCGTCAACAGGGACAGCCCCTACACGTCGCCGGAGTTGGCGACGAAGGCCGTGGCGCATGTACGGATGCCGCCGTTGCTGCTGATGGCTGCGGAGAAGGACTTGCTCCATGATCCGCAGGTGGATTACGGGAAGGCCATGGAGCACGCGGGGAAGAAGGTGACGACGGTGGTCAGTCGAGGGGACGTCGCGCACGTCTTCTACCTCAACTTCTTCGCCGTGAAGACCGACCAGCTCACGGCGAATAGGACGAAGGAGCTCGTTCATACCATCAAGTGCTTCATCGACCAGCACTGA